In Candidatus Omnitrophota bacterium, a genomic segment contains:
- a CDS encoding type II toxin-antitoxin system HicA family toxin has translation MGKWSMGVSFLGCGRKTLYGHRRLLMPRITPIHWKALERIFLESGFHFARQEGSHRSYTKPGVFRPIVIPTYDEVPIAVILNNLKTAGISREEYFRLLGMK, from the coding sequence ATGGGAAAATGGTCAATGGGCGTGTCCTTCCTGGGTTGCGGTAGAAAAACGCTATATGGCCATCGGCGCTTATTAATGCCTCGAATTACTCCTATTCATTGGAAAGCATTGGAAAGGATTTTTCTGGAAAGCGGCTTTCATTTTGCCAGACAAGAAGGAAGCCATCGATCCTATACTAAACCCGGCGTCTTCCGTCCAATTGTTATTCCAACCTACGATGAAGTTCCTATCGCCGTTATTTTAAATAATTTAAAAACGGCTGGAATATCCAGAGAAGAATATTTCCGTTTGTTAGGGATGAAATAA